The Proteus terrae subsp. cibarius genome contains the following window.
CGAGGTGAAGCGGTAGCAAAAGCTGTCGGGATCAAAAAAGACTATCTACCCGATGTTGTGGATGCGACAGCAGGGCTTGGTCGAGATGCCTTTGTATTAGCGTCTATTGGTTGCAAAGTCAGAATGGTAGAGCGTCACCCTGTCGTTGCTGCATTACTTGAAGATGGACTAAAGCGTGCTTACCTTGATGCTGATATTGGCGAATGGATGCAAGAGAGAATGACGTTAATTCATGCCTCTTCTGCCCAAGCACTGACTGAGATCACGCCGCCTCCTGATGTCGTCTATCTTGATCCGATGTATCCGCATAAGGCGAAAAGTGCGTTAGTAAAAAAAGAGATGCGAGTGTTTCAATCTTTAGTGGGTGCTGATGAAGATGCAGATGCATTACTTGAACCAGCAATCACTTTGGCGAAAAAACGTGTCGTCGTAAAACGTCCCGATTATGCAGAGCCATTAAATAATCAGCCTGCACATGCCAATGTAACAACCAAAAATCACCGTTTTGATATTTATCCTTGTGTGTAACCACTTACACATTAGGAGAAAATAAATTAGATTTGAAATCTGACGGGTGTTTAACACCCGTTCAGAATAGGTAAAATTACAGTACGCCTTGTGCCAGCATTGCATCAGCGACTTTAACAAACCCTGCAATGTTCGCGCCTTGAATATAATTAGTCTGCTTACCTTCACCGCCGTAATTCACACAAGCATGGTGAATATCTAACATGATGTGATGTAAGCGAGCATCCACTTTCTCTGCTTTCCAACTTAAACGTGCCGCATTCTGCGCCATCTCTAAACCAGAAGTTGCAACACCACCCGCATTAGCTGCTTTACCTGGTGCAAAAAGGACACCTGCTTCGATAAAGGCATCGGTTGCTGCGATTGTTGTTGGCATATTTGCGCCTTCAGCAACGGCTTTAACGCCATTTTTAATAAGTACTTTGGCTGCTTCTAAATCTAGCTCATTTTGTGTCGCACAAGGCAAAGCAATATCAACAGGCACAGCCCAAGGTTGTTGTCCTTCAAGATACGTTAAACCAAATTCTTTTGCGTACTCTTCAACACGACCGTAATTATTTTTAATTTCAGTGAGGCGAGCTAGTTTTTCAGTAGTAAATCCAGCTTCATCAACCACAGTACCACCTGAATCTGATGCAGTGATGACTTTTGCACCTAATTCTAAACATTTTTCGATAGTAAACTGTGCAACGTTACCTGCGCCAGAAACCGCCACACGCATTCCTTCAAGAGACATACCATGACGTTTAAGCATCGCATTAGTAAAGTAAACTAAACCGTACCCAGTGGCTTCTGGGCGGATTAAACTGCCTCCGAATGAAAGGCCTTTACCTGTAAATACACATTCATTGCTATTAGACAGCTTTTTCATCATGCCTGCCATAAAGCCAACTTCTCGTGCCCCCACCCCAATATCGCCGGCAGGAACATCCGTATTAGCGCCTAAATGGCGATAAAGTTCAGTCATTAGTGCCTGACAAAAACGCATCACTTCCCCATGACTTTTACCTTTAGGATTAAAATCAGAACCTCCTTTGGCTCCTCCCATCGGTAATGTGGTCAATGCATTTTTAAATGTTTGCTCAAAACCTAAGAATTTTAGGATGGAAAGGTTCACTGAAGGGTGAAAACGCATACCACCTTTGTAAGGTCCAATGGCTGAGTTAAATTGAATGCGCCATGCGCGGTTAACCTGTACTTGCCCTTTATCATCTAACCAACAAACGCGAAACTGAATAATACGTTCAGGCTCAACTAAGCGCTCAAGTAATGATTGTTCACGATATTGTGGATTTTTCTCTAAAAAAGGCCACAAAGTGGTAAAAACTTCACGAACCGCCTGATGATACTCAGGCTGATGAGCGTTGTATTTTTCTACCCCTTCTAAAAACGAAGACAATGAGCCAGATATATTCATTCAGCTATTCCTTTTTTGTGTAATGTGATGTTGGCATAACCTCATTTATTCGGAATATTTTTGGGTTTTGTGAGGTCGATGTTGTTTTGCTTCTTGAATATATCATTAAAATGTATTCACACTTCAAGACATTTTTTTCATAATTAGACAAAAAAAAAAGGTTGACTCTATTTAACAGCAGGAAAAATGGGAATTTTAAGCAAAAAAATACCTGCATATGCAGGCATTTTTTTTGCTTAAACAAGCAAGCAATTATTATTCATCATCTTTCAGAGGAACAATTAGCATATCAACATGCACAGTATTAATTAGTTGGCGTGCTGATGACATCAATTTGCTCCAGAAGTCTTGGTGATGACCACAAACGACTAAATCCATATCGTATTTCTTAATCGCATCAACCAGAACTTGACCTAAATCACCGCTACCACTCAGGGTTTCCTGAATTTCATAACCTGATTTATCAGAGAGGTCTTTTAACGCGTTACGGGTTTCATCAGTAATACGTTGTTGCATATCACCGAGGTTGACATCAATTAGACCGGTATAAAGATCAGAGTAGTTAACATCAACGTGAATTAAGGAAACTTTGGCATTATAGGGTTTTGCCATAGATACAGCTTTCTGTACTAAGACGTTACTCTCAGGGGATAAATCAACTGCCACTAGAATATGCTTATAAGCCATCGTGAACTCCTTCCATAAGCTGATTAATCGGTTGGAAAGGCGGTTAAGCCTAAATCCTATGTATTAAATATAACGTTTTAAGATGAAAGTTAGATGTCGCCTTGATCACAACTTATGTCAAATTCATCAAGAAAGCATCTATCGATAAATAACAATATACACCATTTTAGATTAGCACGATGTCATTCACCGACAATATCATCATAATAATGAGAATTGAGTATAAAAAACAACAAAAACACCCTTTTAGAGTTATTTTTTATCTTTTTTTCTGAAAAAGGAAACAACTTGAAAAAGTCACTTTTGTTTATTGCTTAATTTCACCTAAACTTAAATTAGAGAAAAAAGTAACCTTTGTTGGTAAAGGTTTTCTCATCTCAGAATCTATTATTCTAGGGAGGGGATTATGTTTAATGTCATTGTTGTCTTTTGGGCGCTATGTATTCTTTGCCTGATTAATATGGTGCGTTATTTCTCATCTATTCGGGTATTACTCACCATATTGCGCCAATCTGATCCTTTGCTCTACCAATCGGTAGATGGCAATGGATTTTTTACTATGCACGGGCAATTTTCAAAACAGTTGCGACTTATCCGCTATATTAACCAACGCCAATACATCAACCATCATAATCCTGAAGTTATTATGCGTTGCGAGCGAATTTATCGGCAATTTTATCTTGTTAGCCGTTTTTGTATTTTGGCTGTCGCAAGTTTAATTGCGATGCTTTTCTGGTAGTGACAAAAACAAAAAAACGGTGACTAAAAGTCACCGTTTATAAACAAACTTGGGTAAATTACTGCTATCAGCTATTCACAATAAATGTCAGTGATATCCAATAAAGTAAACCTGATAAACCAATGCTAACTGGTAATGTTAAGATCCAAGCCAGTGCAATGTTTTTCACTGTCTTCGATTGAACACCACCACCATCAACAATCATGGTACCTGCAACCGCAGATGATAAAACTTGTGTTGTTGATACAGGCATACCCGTATAACTTGCTACACCGATGGAAA
Protein-coding sequences here:
- the uspA gene encoding universal stress protein UspA; this encodes MAYKHILVAVDLSPESNVLVQKAVSMAKPYNAKVSLIHVDVNYSDLYTGLIDVNLGDMQQRITDETRNALKDLSDKSGYEIQETLSGSGDLGQVLVDAIKKYDMDLVVCGHHQDFWSKLMSSARQLINTVHVDMLIVPLKDDE
- the gdhA gene encoding NADP-specific glutamate dehydrogenase encodes the protein MNISGSLSSFLEGVEKYNAHQPEYHQAVREVFTTLWPFLEKNPQYREQSLLERLVEPERIIQFRVCWLDDKGQVQVNRAWRIQFNSAIGPYKGGMRFHPSVNLSILKFLGFEQTFKNALTTLPMGGAKGGSDFNPKGKSHGEVMRFCQALMTELYRHLGANTDVPAGDIGVGAREVGFMAGMMKKLSNSNECVFTGKGLSFGGSLIRPEATGYGLVYFTNAMLKRHGMSLEGMRVAVSGAGNVAQFTIEKCLELGAKVITASDSGGTVVDEAGFTTEKLARLTEIKNNYGRVEEYAKEFGLTYLEGQQPWAVPVDIALPCATQNELDLEAAKVLIKNGVKAVAEGANMPTTIAATDAFIEAGVLFAPGKAANAGGVATSGLEMAQNAARLSWKAEKVDARLHHIMLDIHHACVNYGGEGKQTNYIQGANIAGFVKVADAMLAQGVL
- the rsmJ gene encoding 16S rRNA (guanine(1516)-N(2))-methyltransferase RsmJ yields the protein MNICLLCEEGADNSALSDLAQRWGLVHDETQIMALVLTPTHLELRKQDEPKLGGIYVDFVEGTMAHRRKFGGGRGEAVAKAVGIKKDYLPDVVDATAGLGRDAFVLASIGCKVRMVERHPVVAALLEDGLKRAYLDADIGEWMQERMTLIHASSAQALTEITPPPDVVYLDPMYPHKAKSALVKKEMRVFQSLVGADEDADALLEPAITLAKKRVVVKRPDYAEPLNNQPAHANVTTKNHRFDIYPCV
- the uspB gene encoding universal stress protein UspB, with translation MFNVIVVFWALCILCLINMVRYFSSIRVLLTILRQSDPLLYQSVDGNGFFTMHGQFSKQLRLIRYINQRQYINHHNPEVIMRCERIYRQFYLVSRFCILAVASLIAMLFW